CTTACTATATCTGAAACGAAAGATAAAAGATGTAACAATAGTAAAGCAAAAAATACTTTTTTCAAAAAAGGATAAAGGTAGTCCTTGTCAAAATAGGCTAGTTCCAAATGGAAATAATGAATGATTTTTAAGACAACAAAATAGGTCAACGTTGAGATTGCTAAAAAGAATAGGCCATAATATTGTAAAACAAAATTGTCTCCTGTTATAGAGGAGAAAGTCACGGACAGAAAGTTATGAGTGCTCTCATATAAAAGAGATAGTAGTAAACTTATGAATAGTCCTCTATCCCTCTCATACTGTTTGATCCATCGAAAATAGGAATATAATCCCAAAGGAAATAAAAATGTTACAATTCCTAACCCATCTAAAGATAGAAAATAGAAGGGAAGTTCAAGTACTGCTTCTACTAGTAATGTATAAGCACCAAAAACGTATAGTTCCTTTGCTTTTATTTGACCTTTACAAATTAAATGGTAACTGTGACTAAGAATTAGAAAATATAATATAAAATCCACTACTAAGAAAAAATCCATTCTGCTACTCCTTTATCTTCTTCTAAATAAATTAAATAAAGCACCATCTGGTTTCCTCATCTCCCCACCTTTAATCTTTTGCAATTCTTTTTCCTTCAAGGCTACAAACTGTTCCAATTTAACTGTGTTTTTCATAATAAAATCTCCTCAATGTTTTTTTCTTGTAAGCTAACTTACAAAAACTATTATACAAAATGGAATTTTGTTTTAGATAAAATTCTCTCAACTGTCATTTTTTTATCCCCAAGTGTACTTTTTTAAGAAAAAAGCCGGGAAAATTCCCAGCTTTGCTACTATATTGATCCCAGCAGGATTCGAACCTGCGACCGTTCGCTTAGAAGGCGAATGCTCTATCCAGCTAAGCTATGAGACCTAATACAGCTATTCTACCAAAAATTCAATTGAAAGTCAATTTTCTATTTATGATAGGGTGAGCCCTGCTGTATTGTAAAAGCTCGATAGATTTGTTCAACAAGGACTAGTCTCATTAACTGATGGGGCAAGGTTAAACGGCCAAAACTAACAGAGAGATTGGCTCTCTTTTTTACATCCTGTGCTAATCCCAGACTCCCTCCAATAATAAATGTAAGAGTAGAAAATCCTTTTATAGAAGCTTCTTCTAACTGCTTACTAAATTCTTCTGAAGCAAGTGTTTTCCCCTCAATGGCTAACACAATAACAAAATCACGATCACCAACTTTTGATAAAGTTCTCTGACCTTCTATTTCTAAAATCTTTTGATTTTCTGACTCACTAGCCCTATCTGGTGTTTTTTCATCTGCTAGCTCAATCATTTCAAGCTTAGCAAATCGAGAAATTCGTTTTGAATACTCCGCGATACCATCTTTTAAATACTTTTCTTTCAGTTTCCCAACTGTTACAACTTTAATTTTCATGACTCTATTCTAACATATTCTTTATTTTTTAACATCTTATTCACAAAATAAAAGGTTAATTTTAACCGAGAAAACCACAGATTTTTGAAAGTTATCCACAATCTGTGAAAAACTTTTGTGTTTAAGTTATAATTAAGCTAGTCAGTTTATACTTTCAGTAATTTCAAACATATGGAGGAAAATATGAAACATCTAAAAACATTTTACAAAAAATGGTTTCAATTATTAGTCGTTATCGTCATTAGCTTTTTTAGTGGAGCCTTGGGGAGTCTTTCAATAACTCAACTAACTCAAAAAAGTTGTGTAAACAACTCTAACAACAATAGTACTATTACACAAACTGCCTATAAGAACGAAAATTCAACAACACAGGCTGTTAACAAAGTAAAAGATGCTGTTGTTTCTGTTATTACTTATTCAGCTAACAGACAAAATAGCGTATTTGGCAATGATGATACTGATACAGATTCTCAGCAAATCTCTAGTGAAGGATCTGGGGTTATTTATAAAAAGAATGATAAAGAAGCTTACATCGTAACCAATAATCACGTTATAAATGGCGCCAGCAAAGTAGATATTCGTTTGTCAGATGGAACTAAAGTACCTGGAGAAATCGTCGGAGCTGATACTTTCTCTGATATTGCTGTCGTCAAAATCTCTTCAGAAAAAGTGACAACAGTAGCTGAATTTGGTGATTCTAGTAAGTTAACCGTAGGAGAAACTGCCATTGCTATTGGTAGCCCGTTAGGTTCTGAATATGCAAATACTGTCACTCAAGGTATAGTATCTAGTCTTAATCGAAATGTATCTTTAAAATCTGAAGATGGACAAGCCATTTCTACAAAAGCCATCCAAACTGATACTGCTATTAACCCAGGTAACTCTGGTGGCCCACTGATCAATATTCAAGGACAAGTTATCGGAATTACCTCAAGTAAAATTGCCACAAATGGAGGAACATCTGTAGAAGGTCTTGGTTTTGCAATCCCTGCAAATGATGCTATCAATATTATTGAACAGTTGGAAAAGAACGGAAAAGTGACTCGTCCAGCTTTGGGAATTCAAATGGTCAATCTCTCAAATATTAATACAAGTGATATTAGAAGACTGAATATTCCAAGCAATGTAACATCTGGTGTAGTTGTTCGTTCTGTGCAGAGCAATATGCCTGCTAATGGTCATCTTGAAAAATACGATGTTATTACAAAAGTAGATGACAAAGAGATTGCTTCATCAACAGACTTACAAAGTGCTCTTTACAATCATTCTATCGGAGACACCATTAAGATAACTTACTATCGTAACGGTAAAGAAGAAACTACATCTATTAAACTTGACAAGAGTTCAGGTGATTTAGAATCTTAATTGACATCTATGTAAAGAAAGCTTTACATAAAAGAAAAGATGTGTTAGTGTAGAATCATGGAAAAATTTGAAATGATTTCTATCACGGATATACAAAAAAATCCCTATCAACCTCGAAAAGAATTTGATGGAGAAAAACTACATGAACTAGCACAGTCTATCAAAGAAAATGGGGTCATTCAACCGATTATTGTTCGTCAATCTCCTGTTATTGGTTATGAAATCCTTGCAGGAGAGAGACGCTATCGGGCTTCACTTTTAGCTGGTCTAAGGTCTATCCCAGCTGTTGTTAAACAACTTTCAGATCAAGAAATGATGGTCCAGTCCATCATTGAAAATTTGCAAAGAGAAAATTTAAATCCAATAGAAGAAGCACGCGCCTATGAATCTCTTGTAGAGAAAGGATTTACCCATGCTGAAATTGCAGATAAAATGGGCAAGTCTCGTCCTTATATCAGCAACTCTATTCGCTTGCTTTCCTTGCCAGAACAGATCCTCTCAGA
This portion of the Streptococcus mitis B6 genome encodes:
- the comC gene encoding competence-stimulating peptide ComC, which produces MKNTVKLEQFVALKEKELQKIKGGEMRKPDGALFNLFRRR
- a CDS encoding ParB/RepB/Spo0J family partition protein codes for the protein MEKFEMISITDIQKNPYQPRKEFDGEKLHELAQSIKENGVIQPIIVRQSPVIGYEILAGERRYRASLLAGLRSIPAVVKQLSDQEMMVQSIIENLQRENLNPIEEARAYESLVEKGFTHAEIADKMGKSRPYISNSIRLLSLPEQILSEVENGKLSQAHARSLVGLNQEQQDYFFQRIIEENISVRKLEALLTEKKQKKLQKTNHFIQNEEEQLKKLLGLDVEIKLSKKDSGKIIIAFSNQEEYSRIINSLK
- a CDS encoding S1C family serine protease translates to MKHLKTFYKKWFQLLVVIVISFFSGALGSLSITQLTQKSCVNNSNNNSTITQTAYKNENSTTQAVNKVKDAVVSVITYSANRQNSVFGNDDTDTDSQQISSEGSGVIYKKNDKEAYIVTNNHVINGASKVDIRLSDGTKVPGEIVGADTFSDIAVVKISSEKVTTVAEFGDSSKLTVGETAIAIGSPLGSEYANTVTQGIVSSLNRNVSLKSEDGQAISTKAIQTDTAINPGNSGGPLINIQGQVIGITSSKIATNGGTSVEGLGFAIPANDAINIIEQLEKNGKVTRPALGIQMVNLSNINTSDIRRLNIPSNVTSGVVVRSVQSNMPANGHLEKYDVITKVDDKEIASSTDLQSALYNHSIGDTIKITYYRNGKEETTSIKLDKSSGDLES
- the rlmH gene encoding 23S rRNA (pseudouridine(1915)-N(3))-methyltransferase RlmH, yielding MKIKVVTVGKLKEKYLKDGIAEYSKRISRFAKLEMIELADEKTPDRASESENQKILEIEGQRTLSKVGDRDFVIVLAIEGKTLASEEFSKQLEEASIKGFSTLTFIIGGSLGLAQDVKKRANLSVSFGRLTLPHQLMRLVLVEQIYRAFTIQQGSPYHK